A window of Sutcliffiella cohnii contains these coding sequences:
- a CDS encoding sugar ABC transporter ATP-binding protein has product MDNVLEIQNITKEFPGVKALKGVSFDIRRGEVHALVGENGAGKSTLMKILSGVYEPTTGKIRLDGKEVTFTDPKQAQQLGVSIIHQEFSLIPYLSGVDNIFLGREKKANGILDRRVMRKEAEEVLKRLDANIDLNKPVAHLSVANQQFIEIAKAIAIDTKVLIFDEPTASLTGKEIEKLFELIERLKADGVTIIYISHHLEEILKMCDRMTCLRDGEFVATKDVKDLTKQDIVKMMVGREIVNAFPEKTKRTGKEELRLEVKQLSNKSVNDIQFSLGKGEIVGIAGLVGSGRTETVRALIGADPAKEKEVFIDGKKVSIKSPTDALDLGIALIPESRKTQGLVLNMSIKNNISIPILKDLGNFLGIINKKKENMVINQSIKDLLIKTPSGNQLVKNLSGGNQQKVVLAKWLNTDCKILIFDEPTRGIDIGAKEEIYKLMRNLADKGISIIMISSELPEILGMSDRVLVMHKGKMKAEIDGKEATSENVMYYATGGVDG; this is encoded by the coding sequence ATGGATAATGTATTAGAGATTCAGAATATCACGAAAGAGTTCCCAGGAGTAAAGGCGCTAAAAGGTGTTAGTTTTGATATTCGACGAGGAGAAGTGCATGCCTTAGTTGGAGAAAATGGTGCAGGGAAATCAACGTTAATGAAAATTCTTTCGGGTGTATATGAGCCTACAACAGGGAAAATTCGCTTAGATGGTAAAGAAGTTACTTTTACAGACCCTAAACAAGCACAACAATTAGGTGTAAGTATTATTCATCAAGAATTTAGTTTAATCCCATATTTAAGTGGTGTAGATAATATTTTTCTAGGTCGTGAAAAGAAAGCAAATGGAATACTAGACAGAAGAGTAATGAGGAAAGAAGCAGAAGAAGTTTTAAAAAGACTAGATGCGAATATTGACTTAAACAAGCCAGTAGCACATTTAAGTGTTGCAAACCAACAGTTTATTGAAATAGCAAAAGCAATTGCTATAGATACAAAAGTATTAATCTTCGATGAGCCAACAGCAAGTTTAACTGGTAAAGAAATTGAAAAGCTATTTGAGTTAATTGAGAGATTGAAAGCAGATGGGGTAACCATTATATATATATCACATCATTTGGAAGAAATTTTGAAAATGTGCGACCGTATGACATGCTTGCGTGATGGAGAGTTCGTAGCAACGAAAGACGTAAAAGACTTAACAAAACAAGATATTGTAAAAATGATGGTCGGTCGTGAAATTGTAAATGCCTTTCCAGAAAAAACGAAACGTACTGGTAAGGAAGAGTTACGTTTAGAAGTTAAACAATTAAGTAATAAAAGTGTGAACGATATTCAATTTTCTTTAGGGAAAGGTGAAATCGTTGGAATTGCCGGGCTCGTAGGATCTGGTAGAACGGAAACTGTGCGAGCGTTAATAGGAGCTGACCCAGCGAAAGAGAAAGAAGTTTTCATAGATGGAAAAAAAGTATCTATCAAGAGTCCTACTGATGCTCTAGATTTAGGGATTGCCTTAATCCCAGAGAGTAGAAAGACTCAAGGTCTCGTATTAAATATGTCTATAAAAAACAATATTAGTATCCCGATTTTAAAAGACTTAGGAAATTTTTTGGGGATTATTAACAAGAAAAAAGAAAACATGGTTATCAATCAATCTATTAAAGATTTATTAATAAAAACACCAAGTGGTAACCAACTGGTGAAGAATTTAAGTGGTGGAAATCAACAGAAAGTGGTTCTAGCTAAGTGGCTAAATACAGACTGTAAAATATTAATTTTTGATGAACCGACACGTGGGATTGACATTGGTGCTAAGGAAGAAATCTATAAGCTAATGAGAAACTTGGCTGATAAGGGAATTTCTATCATTATGATATCTTCTGAATTACCAGAGATTTTAGGAATGAGTGACCGAGTTCTCGTCATGCATAAAGGAAAAATGAAAGCAGAAATAGACGGCAAAGAGGCTACCTCTGAAAATGTAATGTATTATGCAACAGGTGGTGTAGATGGATGA
- a CDS encoding L-ribulose-5-phosphate 4-epimerase yields MLEELKEKVLQANLELPKRNLVIYTWGNVSAIDREQGLVVIKPSGVPYEKLKPSDLPVIDLNGNKVEGDLNPSSDTATHLVLYKAFPEIGGVVHTHSPWCTKWAQACRAIPTFGTTHADYFYGDIPCTRPLTPLEIATEYEKNTGDVIVETFKNLNPNDIPGVVVHSHGPFNWGKDPMKAVENAVIMEEIAKLAFYTQSLSPHAEQMDHHLLDKHFLRKHGKNAYYGQKSQKVNN; encoded by the coding sequence ATGTTAGAGGAATTAAAAGAAAAAGTCTTACAAGCAAATTTAGAACTACCTAAAAGAAACCTAGTTATTTATACATGGGGAAATGTGAGTGCTATTGATCGTGAACAAGGGCTTGTTGTAATAAAGCCGAGCGGAGTCCCGTATGAAAAATTAAAACCTAGTGATTTACCAGTCATTGATTTAAACGGTAATAAGGTGGAGGGAGATCTGAACCCTTCATCCGATACGGCAACACACTTAGTTTTATACAAGGCATTTCCAGAAATAGGTGGAGTCGTCCATACTCATTCACCGTGGTGTACGAAGTGGGCACAAGCTTGTAGAGCAATACCTACTTTTGGTACTACCCATGCTGACTATTTTTATGGAGATATACCTTGTACTCGACCATTAACGCCATTGGAAATTGCAACTGAATATGAAAAGAATACTGGGGATGTAATTGTAGAAACATTTAAAAACTTAAATCCAAATGATATTCCGGGCGTTGTTGTACATAGTCATGGTCCTTTTAATTGGGGAAAAGATCCAATGAAGGCTGTTGAAAATGCTGTCATTATGGAGGAAATTGCTAAGTTGGCATTTTACACGCAAAGCCTATCTCCTCACGCTGAACAGATGGATCATCATCTTCTAGATAAACATTTTTTAAGAAAACATGGTAAAAATGCTTATTACGGTCAGAAAAGCCAAAAGGTAAATAATTAA
- a CDS encoding histidine kinase dimerization/phosphoacceptor domain -containing protein, producing MSKFLFECRNVTNDSPNGFINNISLQVGYSEIHALIVKNSSEQKVFIESIKNLLEEQTIPGEILVGNKPFHPSRKSYRIGLLHQKPLLISNFSVAENLNLVNIPTIGFLPFINWRKIKRSSKDILNKLDFEIDHKKKVYNLSDEEKRIVYLASEFLQNPKMMIMHEPMEGLSAKNSSKLYTIMKQFKEDGGSILYVTKQWEEALKLADRISILTNGSITDEMLADEAKNDPRRLIVDSEEYNFKDTEFYNENDTKNVLDAVLKAAEFLTSEYELKDVLLLLAKEVTRIMNADGCSIKLIDENTSSIIDDFEYNENKRIKAQLTKESILKIAKENDIFYVNKKNKEFESMFENIENVKTIICVPVLIRSEVTGIIQISYERYYVYSKEESKYLAALARHAAIAIEDTRLLGRSTLLQESHHRIKNNLQSIVGLITLQKMFVQKTPDLTIDDLLDSIISRIKSIASVHNLLSKDKLGRSIINVKLIIKEIMELMNSNPDIQIHLDLDDILIPYNKATSIALIINELVMNCYKHAFTDKDSGIIEISCKRMDDYIFLSVQDNGRGFPENFDISKADSLGLSILTGIVTSDFQGEINFGGEDGSRVEIKLSTDRIFLHS from the coding sequence TTGTCAAAATTCCTATTTGAATGTCGAAATGTAACAAATGATAGCCCTAACGGTTTTATAAATAATATTAGTTTACAGGTCGGTTATTCTGAAATTCATGCCTTGATTGTCAAAAATAGTTCAGAACAAAAAGTATTTATTGAATCTATTAAAAATTTACTAGAAGAGCAAACGATACCCGGAGAGATTTTAGTAGGAAACAAGCCGTTTCATCCTTCTCGGAAAAGTTACAGAATAGGTCTGTTACATCAAAAACCACTTTTAATAAGCAATTTTTCCGTTGCAGAAAATCTTAATTTAGTAAACATTCCAACAATTGGATTTCTACCTTTTATCAATTGGAGAAAAATAAAAAGAAGCTCAAAGGACATTTTAAATAAATTAGATTTTGAAATAGATCATAAAAAGAAAGTGTACAATTTGTCTGATGAAGAAAAGCGTATTGTCTATTTAGCAAGCGAATTTTTACAAAATCCAAAAATGATGATTATGCATGAGCCGATGGAAGGTTTGTCAGCAAAAAACTCCTCGAAATTATATACTATTATGAAACAATTTAAAGAAGACGGTGGCAGCATCCTTTATGTCACAAAGCAATGGGAAGAGGCGTTAAAGCTTGCAGACAGGATATCTATACTAACGAACGGTTCCATTACAGATGAGATGTTAGCAGACGAAGCTAAAAATGACCCACGGAGATTGATAGTAGACTCCGAGGAATATAATTTTAAAGACACCGAATTTTATAACGAAAACGACACAAAAAATGTACTGGATGCTGTCTTGAAAGCTGCTGAATTTTTAACATCTGAATACGAACTAAAAGATGTATTATTGCTGTTGGCAAAAGAAGTAACCCGTATTATGAACGCGGATGGATGCTCCATTAAATTAATTGACGAAAATACGTCAAGTATTATAGATGACTTTGAATACAATGAAAACAAAAGAATAAAAGCACAATTAACGAAAGAGTCCATTTTAAAAATTGCCAAAGAGAACGATATCTTTTATGTCAATAAAAAGAATAAAGAATTCGAGTCTATGTTTGAAAACATTGAAAATGTAAAAACAATAATATGTGTACCTGTTTTAATAAGATCCGAAGTTACCGGCATCATCCAGATTTCATATGAACGATATTATGTGTATTCAAAAGAAGAATCTAAATATTTAGCTGCATTGGCCCGTCATGCCGCAATCGCAATCGAAGATACTAGGTTACTCGGTAGGTCTACTTTATTGCAAGAAAGCCACCACCGAATTAAAAACAATCTCCAATCGATTGTCGGTCTAATTACATTACAAAAGATGTTCGTACAAAAGACCCCCGATTTAACGATTGATGACCTATTAGATAGTATTATTAGTCGGATCAAAAGTATCGCATCCGTTCATAACCTCTTATCTAAAGATAAACTTGGAAGAAGTATTATTAATGTAAAACTAATCATTAAGGAAATAATGGAGCTAATGAACAGTAATCCAGATATTCAAATTCATCTCGATTTAGATGATATTCTCATCCCTTATAACAAAGCAACTTCTATTGCTCTTATTATTAACGAACTCGTAATGAACTGTTATAAACATGCTTTTACTGATAAAGATTCTGGAATTATTGAAATTAGCTGTAAAAGAATGGATGACTATATTTTCCTATCTGTACAAGATAACGGACGAGGATTCCCCGAGAATTTTGATATTTCTAAAGCGGATAGTTTAGGTTTATCTATCTTAACCGGCATCGTGACAAGTGACTTTCAAGGGGAAATAAACTTCGGTGGAGAAGATGGAAGCAGAGTGGAAATTAAATTATCAACAGATCGGATATTTTTGCATAGTTAA
- a CDS encoding ABC transporter permease translates to MSDLRKGLNAKEIFKYPEMLTLIGFFVLCIFFSFASEQFLTTNNITNIVRQVSINGILAVGMTFVILTGGIDLSVGAVMALTGTIMAGMMINYGMPPIVAVLIGILLGAVIGYVNGLFVSRARIPAIIVTLAMMEVARGAALLYTGGYPLSGLPESYAFIGRGYLFGVIPMPAVIMVLVFVAAYIILNHLPIGRYIYAIGGNEEAVRLSGVKVKRVKAFVYLVSGVTAAISGLIMTSRLSSGQPMAGEGYELDAIAAVVLGGTAIAGGRGHIFGTLLGALLLGVLSNGLNLMGVSPYVQRVLKGVIIVAAIYYTSFRQKD, encoded by the coding sequence ATGAGTGATTTGCGAAAAGGGTTAAATGCAAAAGAAATATTTAAATACCCTGAAATGTTAACTTTAATTGGATTTTTTGTACTTTGTATATTTTTTAGTTTTGCTAGTGAACAGTTTTTAACGACAAACAATATTACCAACATAGTTAGGCAAGTCTCCATTAATGGAATTCTAGCAGTTGGGATGACGTTTGTTATTTTAACAGGTGGAATCGATTTATCAGTTGGTGCTGTAATGGCCTTAACTGGAACGATTATGGCAGGTATGATGATCAATTACGGTATGCCGCCAATCGTAGCTGTATTAATTGGTATTTTGTTAGGGGCAGTAATCGGTTATGTGAATGGATTATTCGTATCTCGTGCACGAATTCCAGCAATTATCGTCACGTTAGCGATGATGGAAGTTGCTAGGGGAGCGGCCCTTTTATATACGGGAGGTTATCCTTTATCAGGTCTTCCAGAATCATATGCATTCATTGGAAGAGGTTACTTATTCGGTGTTATTCCAATGCCAGCAGTTATCATGGTTTTAGTGTTTGTAGCTGCTTATATTATTTTAAATCATTTACCAATTGGTAGATATATTTACGCTATTGGTGGTAATGAAGAAGCAGTTCGCTTATCTGGTGTAAAGGTGAAAAGAGTAAAAGCATTCGTATATTTAGTTAGTGGAGTGACTGCTGCGATTAGTGGCTTGATTATGACATCACGACTTTCATCTGGTCAACCAATGGCTGGTGAAGGTTACGAACTAGACGCGATTGCTGCAGTAGTTTTAGGTGGTACTGCTATTGCAGGTGGACGTGGGCATATTTTTGGAACGTTACTAGGTGCCTTATTATTAGGAGTTTTAAGTAATGGACTGAACTTGATGGGTGTTTCTCCATACGTTCAAAGGGTTCTAAAGGGTGTCATCATCGTAGCTGCAATCTACTATACTAGTTTCCGTCAAAAGGATTAA
- a CDS encoding ABC transporter substrate-binding protein — protein MKKLSKKFLVVLLASILLIAAGCSSQSGGSGDAAAEGKSIKIGMSFQEMNNPYFISMKEALEEAAKQIGAEVIIADAQHDVAKQINDIDDMIQKGIDILLINPTDSEGAEAAVIAAKDAGVIVVAVDAQAKGPLDSFVGSRNYDAGYLAGKQMAEDLGGNGKVAILDGIPVVPILQRVEGFRDAVSEYAGIEIVDIQNGKQDRAEAMKVTENMLQSNPDLDALFSVNDEGALGSLGAIEASGKDVALYSVDGHPEAIEAILKGGAFKATTAQFPRDQVRIGLGMALAKLWGAEVVPEEVPIDVELQTIDNASDFSW, from the coding sequence ATGAAAAAGCTATCAAAGAAATTTTTAGTTGTTTTATTAGCATCCATTCTACTCATCGCTGCTGGCTGTTCAAGTCAAAGTGGCGGATCAGGAGATGCTGCAGCTGAAGGAAAAAGTATAAAGATTGGTATGTCGTTCCAAGAAATGAATAACCCTTATTTTATCTCCATGAAGGAAGCTCTTGAAGAGGCAGCAAAGCAAATTGGAGCAGAGGTTATTATTGCAGATGCGCAGCATGATGTAGCAAAGCAAATTAATGACATTGACGATATGATTCAAAAAGGAATTGATATTTTATTAATCAATCCTACAGATAGTGAAGGAGCAGAAGCAGCGGTAATTGCTGCAAAAGATGCTGGTGTAATTGTTGTTGCGGTTGATGCGCAAGCAAAAGGCCCTCTTGATTCATTTGTTGGTTCAAGAAACTATGATGCAGGTTATTTAGCTGGTAAGCAAATGGCGGAAGATTTAGGTGGTAACGGTAAAGTTGCTATTTTAGATGGAATTCCAGTAGTACCTATCCTTCAACGTGTGGAAGGTTTTAGAGATGCTGTATCTGAGTATGCCGGAATTGAAATTGTAGATATCCAAAATGGTAAACAAGATAGAGCAGAAGCAATGAAGGTTACAGAAAATATGCTTCAATCTAATCCGGATTTAGATGCTTTATTCAGTGTAAATGATGAAGGAGCTTTAGGTTCTTTAGGAGCAATTGAAGCGTCTGGAAAAGATGTTGCGTTATATAGTGTTGATGGACATCCGGAAGCAATTGAAGCGATCTTAAAGGGTGGAGCATTTAAAGCGACAACAGCACAATTCCCAAGAGACCAAGTACGAATTGGTTTAGGAATGGCATTAGCGAAGCTTTGGGGGGCAGAAGTTGTACCTGAAGAAGTTCCTATTGATGTTGAGCTTCAAACAATTGATAATGCAAGTGATTTCAGCTGGTAA
- a CDS encoding ANTAR domain-containing response regulator, translating to MSKSLRILIAEDEFLVLMGTKSYVEKLGHQVIATATDGEKAVELALKEKPDLVIMDINMPKLDGIDAIRQINDTYYIPSIIVSGYHDEKLIKRATDEGVLYYLLKPIDIEELKIAINISLAKYEEIKSLKEELNTTKNALEARKHIEKAKGILMERMNLKEPEAMKYLQKVSRDKNKKLVVVAKEMIEADALFHSK from the coding sequence ATGTCAAAGTCATTGCGAATTCTAATTGCAGAAGATGAGTTTTTAGTGTTAATGGGAACTAAATCGTATGTGGAGAAACTGGGGCATCAAGTTATTGCGACTGCTACTGATGGAGAAAAGGCGGTAGAATTAGCATTAAAAGAAAAGCCTGATCTTGTAATTATGGATATTAATATGCCAAAACTTGACGGGATTGATGCTATTAGGCAAATAAATGATACATACTATATTCCAAGTATCATTGTTAGTGGTTATCATGATGAAAAGCTAATAAAGAGAGCTACTGATGAGGGAGTTCTTTACTATTTGTTAAAGCCAATCGATATTGAAGAATTAAAAATAGCCATTAATATCAGTCTGGCAAAGTATGAAGAAATTAAGAGTTTAAAAGAAGAGTTAAATACAACAAAAAACGCGTTAGAAGCTAGAAAACATATTGAAAAAGCAAAAGGAATACTCATGGAAAGAATGAATTTAAAAGAGCCAGAGGCAATGAAATACTTGCAGAAGGTAAGTAGAGATAAAAATAAGAAACTAGTCGTAGTTGCGAAAGAAATGATAGAAGCGGATGCTCTATTTCACTCTAAATAG
- a CDS encoding FGGY-family carbohydrate kinase, with translation MEYLIGVDIGTQGTKAVLIDPKGKVLAHSYKGYDVETPKPSWAQQWPGPWEEATNFTIRSVVEKSNVDPEQIKGVAISSLYGGSGIPVDKNMKPLAPCLIWMDRRAEEEVKWVKENIDLDKLFHVTGNSVNSYFGFTKMLWIKNNLPKVWEQIEYFLPPAPYIVYTLTGEVAVDYSSAGNVGGVFDLKERKWSEEMCENLGIPFKFMPERLVECTDIVGGITEEASEKTGLKVGTPVICGGVDAPVATMGAGALAEGNHVAMLGTSMCWGFITEKPNLSPNLVSMPHCVDSSDIIYTFGGAATAGAILRWFRDVIGTEELEVEEKLDINAYTLLDLKAKDIPAGSNGLLVLPYFMGERSPIWDSNARGLILGLSLVHTKGHLYKAFMEGVAYSLRHNMEMVLGTEAKLDKELIIVGGGSKSMNWPQIYADVTGYPVRIIKNDVEAPLGDAVLAGIATGVISDPNVLKDWLEFDEVIQPNVENKLKYDQYYEQYINLYENTQQIMKTVTAIENK, from the coding sequence ATGGAATACTTAATTGGTGTTGATATCGGTACCCAAGGGACGAAAGCGGTCCTTATTGATCCGAAGGGAAAAGTGTTAGCACATAGCTATAAAGGTTATGATGTAGAAACACCGAAACCTTCTTGGGCTCAACAATGGCCTGGACCTTGGGAAGAGGCAACTAATTTTACGATAAGGTCAGTAGTGGAAAAATCAAATGTAGATCCTGAACAGATTAAAGGTGTGGCGATTAGTAGTTTATACGGAGGGTCCGGTATCCCTGTAGATAAAAATATGAAGCCGTTAGCTCCTTGCTTAATATGGATGGATAGACGTGCAGAAGAGGAAGTAAAGTGGGTAAAAGAAAATATTGATCTTGATAAGTTGTTTCATGTAACGGGTAATTCTGTTAACTCATATTTTGGTTTTACAAAAATGTTATGGATTAAAAATAATTTACCGAAAGTATGGGAGCAAATAGAGTACTTCTTACCACCGGCTCCATATATCGTCTATACATTAACTGGTGAGGTAGCGGTAGATTATTCATCGGCAGGAAATGTAGGCGGTGTGTTTGACCTTAAGGAAAGAAAATGGTCTGAGGAAATGTGTGAAAACTTAGGTATTCCTTTTAAGTTTATGCCGGAAAGGCTTGTAGAGTGTACGGATATTGTTGGAGGAATTACAGAAGAAGCATCTGAAAAAACAGGCCTAAAAGTAGGAACACCAGTTATTTGTGGTGGTGTCGACGCCCCAGTAGCAACAATGGGGGCTGGTGCTCTTGCTGAAGGTAACCATGTAGCGATGCTAGGAACTTCTATGTGTTGGGGCTTTATTACGGAAAAACCAAATTTATCTCCAAATTTAGTTAGCATGCCTCACTGTGTAGATTCTAGCGATATTATCTATACATTCGGAGGAGCTGCAACAGCAGGTGCTATATTACGATGGTTTAGAGATGTAATTGGAACAGAAGAATTAGAAGTGGAAGAGAAATTAGATATTAATGCTTATACTTTGCTAGATTTAAAAGCAAAAGACATTCCTGCTGGTTCAAACGGATTGTTAGTTCTTCCATACTTCATGGGTGAAAGAAGTCCGATTTGGGATAGTAATGCCCGCGGATTAATTCTAGGGCTAAGTTTAGTCCATACGAAGGGACATTTATATAAAGCCTTTATGGAAGGTGTAGCTTATTCATTACGTCATAACATGGAAATGGTATTAGGGACTGAGGCGAAGCTTGATAAAGAACTAATTATTGTTGGTGGCGGCTCTAAATCGATGAACTGGCCACAAATATATGCAGATGTTACAGGGTACCCAGTTCGAATTATTAAAAATGACGTAGAAGCTCCATTAGGGGACGCTGTGCTAGCTGGCATTGCAACAGGAGTTATTTCTGACCCGAATGTTTTAAAAGATTGGCTAGAATTTGATGAAGTTATTCAACCTAATGTTGAAAATAAACTGAAATACGACCAGTATTATGAGCAATATATAAATCTTTATGAAAACACGCAACAAATAATGAAAACAGTAACAGCAATTGAAAATAAATAA
- a CDS encoding alcohol dehydrogenase catalytic domain-containing protein, translating to MSILPETMKAVVAHGPEDYRVEEVPTPRAGRDEVVIKVEACGICGSDLKAYHGSAMYWGGEDPWMKAPVVPGHEFYGVVAELGEGAAEKHGLKVGDRVTTDQINPCGKCKFCTTGKYWMCDIHNIYGFQKDVAEGAMAEYMKFSSTARIYKITDGVTAEEAALVEPMACAVHTVQRASIEFEDVVVLAGAGTLGLCMVQLIALKTPKKLVVLDLNEKRLAVAKKLGADIVINPAKEDAIKIVKDLTDGYGCDVYIEASGHPSGVTQGLEMIRRLGRFIEFSVFGSEVTTDWSVIGDRKELDIRGSHLGPYTYPVAIDLFERKLLTAEGIVTHSFKVEEFAEAMEMAHHPEAIKVLLKP from the coding sequence ATGTCAATATTACCAGAAACAATGAAAGCAGTCGTAGCACATGGTCCGGAAGATTACCGTGTAGAGGAAGTACCTACACCAAGAGCTGGAAGAGACGAGGTCGTAATTAAAGTAGAAGCTTGTGGTATTTGTGGAAGTGATTTAAAAGCATATCATGGCTCAGCGATGTATTGGGGCGGAGAAGATCCTTGGATGAAAGCACCAGTAGTACCAGGACATGAATTTTATGGAGTAGTGGCAGAGTTAGGGGAAGGTGCTGCTGAAAAGCATGGATTAAAAGTGGGAGATCGAGTGACAACGGACCAAATTAACCCTTGTGGTAAATGTAAGTTTTGTACAACGGGTAAATATTGGATGTGTGATATTCACAATATTTACGGTTTCCAAAAAGATGTTGCAGAAGGTGCAATGGCAGAGTATATGAAATTTAGCAGTACAGCTAGAATATATAAAATTACGGACGGTGTAACAGCAGAAGAAGCTGCTTTAGTAGAGCCAATGGCATGTGCTGTGCATACAGTTCAAAGAGCTTCCATTGAATTCGAAGACGTTGTCGTGTTAGCAGGTGCGGGAACTTTAGGTTTATGTATGGTGCAATTAATTGCTCTAAAAACGCCTAAAAAATTAGTTGTTTTAGATTTAAATGAGAAAAGATTAGCTGTTGCGAAAAAGCTTGGTGCGGATATTGTTATTAACCCAGCAAAAGAAGATGCAATCAAAATAGTAAAAGATTTAACAGACGGTTATGGTTGTGATGTTTACATTGAAGCATCAGGGCATCCAAGTGGAGTAACACAAGGGTTAGAAATGATTAGAAGACTAGGTAGATTTATCGAGTTTAGTGTATTCGGTTCAGAGGTAACAACTGATTGGAGTGTTATCGGGGATAGAAAAGAATTAGATATTAGAGGATCTCACTTAGGGCCATATACGTATCCGGTAGCAATTGACTTATTCGAACGTAAATTACTTACAGCGGAAGGTATTGTAACACACAGCTTTAAAGTAGAAGAATTTGCTGAAGCGATGGAAATGGCTCATCACCCAGAAGCTATTAAAGTATTACTTAAGCCCTAA